A region from the Cuculus canorus isolate bCucCan1 chromosome 14, bCucCan1.pri, whole genome shotgun sequence genome encodes:
- the SIMC1 gene encoding SUMO-interacting motif-containing protein 1 isoform X5 encodes MADGAVPLGDPEIIDLTCEDTSMDPAPWSSITIIDLTEDTCSPPHSPPRTIGCTDQDPGWAPAALAAHAPLPQLCSTPTEETKAMLGLGPAAPSATTDMAESTEKGGFSHASIHPGSSCSSEQNCSTTTFNSDMGSLGSVLLDSDLQSLSQSSPDSSNSWRANGQKEETPLLCQQRELPPRLSPAPAILTPGEALGPLLEAGDLPQPLLEAGDLPPHEVVQQVTPATTKAHSKVWLNKLHYFRRSGVQHLFLQGVAHNRETQQQKPELIPSGKLSMVRTTMEENFLEGTLHFLSEFVSCQHYPPKEIISHLIRDILLDSHQAEILKDTYMLLMKIQMLHPANTTTVGWDWMLLKHIMEDQEKPPGWLLFLQYVVQTLEDDFQQNLRLRLLQKSIAKKVLSCDMCFNNVKEIVEWLVAAVTGVGFSQPPEQTQEIPSSSTEARAECNLSAPQLASPDQTEVAPPAFFTQKVVLLLQRMLSIAVEVDKSPNCSSCKIADVIFPFILNIPLRSQREAFLNTMESQLLRCKLLELLFQHSCDVPTTLPLSLAKILYFLSHSSVLLPYQDETATWQRWDEMLQYLSLLLMSYRNVILEHLRSSLNDRMDLIIQKAKPKLQDGDDISHLDIQLKVEDFIKRMQQVLGQPFAPQIMDKLHMLRDLFLLATAT; translated from the exons ATGGCGGACGGCGCCGTCCCGCTCGGAGACCCG GAGATCATCGATCTGACCTGCGAGGACACAAGCATGGACCCAGCGCCGTGGAGCAGCATCACCATCATCGACCTGACAGAGGACACTTGCagccctccccacagccctcctCGCACCATTGGCTGCACTGACCAGGACCCCGGGTGGGCAcctgctgccctggcagcacatgcaccccttccccagctctgctccaccccaactgaagaaacaaaggcaaTGTTGGGGCTGGGGCCTGCAGCGCCCAGTGCCACTACGGACATGGCAGAAAGTACAGAGAAGGGCGGCTTCTCTCATGCCTCCATTCACCCCGGGtcctcttgcagctcagagcagaactgcagcaCCACCACTTTTAACAGTGACATGGGGTCCCTGGGCAGCGTGCTGCTGGACTCAGACCTGCAGTCCCTGTCCCAGTCCAGCCCagacagcagcaacagctgGAGAGCCAATGGCCAGAAGGAAGAGACTCCCCTCCTTTGCCAGCAAAGAGAGTTGCCCCCAAGGCTGAGCCCTGCCCCAGCCATCCTAACCCCAGGGGAGGCCCTAGGGCCTTTACTGGAAGCAGGTGACTTACCGCAGCCTTTACTGGAAGCAGGTGACTTACCGCCACATGAAGTGGTCCAGCAAGTGACCCCAGCCACGACCAAGGCTCACAGCAAGGTCTGGCTGAACAAACTGCACTATTTCAGGAGGAGTGGAGTCCAGCACCTCTTCCTGCAAGGTGTAGCACACAACAGGGAAACACAGCAG CAGAAACCCGAACTCATCCCCAGTGGGAAGCTGAGCATGGTGCGCACCACCATGGAGGAAAACTTCCTGGAGGGCACCTTGCATTTCCTGAGTGAGTTCGTCTCCTGCCAGCACTATCCTCCCAAAGAAATCATCTCCCATCTGATCAGAGACATCTTGTTGGACTCCCACCAAGCAGAGATCCTGAAGGACACCTACATGCTCCTGATGAAGATCCAAAT GCTCCATCCAGCAAACACCACCACtgtgggatgggactggatgcTGCTGAAACACATCATGGAGGACCAG GAGAAGCCCCCTGGCTGGCTCCTCTTCCTGCAGTACGTGGTACAGACCCTGGAGGATGATTTCCAGCAGAACCTGAGGCTGCGCCTGCTGCAGAAGTCGATTGCCAAGAAAGTGCTTTCATGCGACATGTGCTTCAACAATGTCAA GGAGATAGTCGAATGGCTGGTCGCAGCCGTTACAGGAGTTGGGTTCTCCCAGCCTCCAGAGCAGACACAAGAAATTCCATCCTCTTCGACAGAAGCAAGGGCCGAATGCAACTTATCTGCACCACAGCTAGCCAGCCCTGATCAGACAGAGGTGGCTCCACCAGCGTTCTTCACCCAGAA GGTGGTGCTTCTGCTCCAGCGGATGTTGTCCATCGCAGTAGAAGTGGACAAATCTCCCAACTGCAGCTCCTGTAAGATTGCAGATGTGATATTCCCATTTATACTGAATATTCCTCTGAGGAGCCAAAG GGAAGCTTTCTTAAACACCATGGAGAGCCAGCTCCTGCGCTGCAAACTGCTAGAACTGTTGTTCCAGCATAGTTGTGACGTGCCCACAACATTGCCTTTGTCTCTGGCCAAGATCCTGTACTTCCTGAGCcactcctctgtgctgctgccataCCAG GATGAAACAGCAACATGGCAAAGATGGGATGAGATGCTGCAGTACTTGAGTTTGCTGCTGATGAGTTACCGAAATGTAATACTGG AGCACTTACGGAGTTCGCTCAATGACCGGATGGACTTGATCATTCAGAAAGCCAAGCCCAAGCTGCAGGACGGCGATGACATCAGCCATCTGGACATTCAACTGAAGGTAGAGGACTTCATCAAACGAATGCAGCAGGTCCTGGGGCAGCCTTTTGCCCCACAGATCATGGATAAATTGCACATGCTTCGGGACTTGTTCCTCCTTGCTACTGCTACCTGA
- the SIMC1 gene encoding SUMO-interacting motif-containing protein 1 isoform X3, which yields MADGAVPLGDPEIIDLTCEDTSMDPAPWSSITIIDLTEDTCSPPHSPPRTIGCTDQDPGWAPAALAAHAPLPQLCSTPTEETKAMLGLGPAAPSATTDMAESTEKGGFSHASIHPGSSCSSEQNCSTTTFNSDMGSLGSVLLDSDLQSLSQSSPDSSNSWRANGQKEETPLLCQQRELPPRLSPAPAILTPGEALGPLLEAGDLPQPLLEAGDLPPHEVVQQVTPATTKAHSKVWLNKLHYFRRSGVQHLFLQGVAHNRETQQQKPELIPSGKLSMVRTTMEENFLEGTLHFLSEFVSCQHYPPKEIISHLIRDILLDSHQAEILKDTYMLLMKIQMLHPANTTTVGWDWMLLKHIMEDQEKPPGWLLFLQYVVQTLEDDFQQNLRLRLLQKSIAKKVLSCDMCFNNVKEIVEWLVAAVTGVGFSQPPEQTQEIPSSSTEARAECNLSAPQLASPDQTEVAPPAFFTQKVVLLLQRMLSIAVEVDKSPNCSSCKIADVIFPFILNIPLRSQREAFLNTMESQLLRCKLLELLFQHSCDVPTTLPLSLAKILYFLSHSSVLLPYQVSSPNRPLHCFFLRKSLLITSYCLLSQDETATWQRWDEMLQYLSLLLMSYRNVILEHLRSSLNDRMDLIIQKAKPKLQDGDDISHLDIQLKVEDFIKRMQQVLGQPFAPQIMDKLHMLRDLFLLATAT from the exons ATGGCGGACGGCGCCGTCCCGCTCGGAGACCCG GAGATCATCGATCTGACCTGCGAGGACACAAGCATGGACCCAGCGCCGTGGAGCAGCATCACCATCATCGACCTGACAGAGGACACTTGCagccctccccacagccctcctCGCACCATTGGCTGCACTGACCAGGACCCCGGGTGGGCAcctgctgccctggcagcacatgcaccccttccccagctctgctccaccccaactgaagaaacaaaggcaaTGTTGGGGCTGGGGCCTGCAGCGCCCAGTGCCACTACGGACATGGCAGAAAGTACAGAGAAGGGCGGCTTCTCTCATGCCTCCATTCACCCCGGGtcctcttgcagctcagagcagaactgcagcaCCACCACTTTTAACAGTGACATGGGGTCCCTGGGCAGCGTGCTGCTGGACTCAGACCTGCAGTCCCTGTCCCAGTCCAGCCCagacagcagcaacagctgGAGAGCCAATGGCCAGAAGGAAGAGACTCCCCTCCTTTGCCAGCAAAGAGAGTTGCCCCCAAGGCTGAGCCCTGCCCCAGCCATCCTAACCCCAGGGGAGGCCCTAGGGCCTTTACTGGAAGCAGGTGACTTACCGCAGCCTTTACTGGAAGCAGGTGACTTACCGCCACATGAAGTGGTCCAGCAAGTGACCCCAGCCACGACCAAGGCTCACAGCAAGGTCTGGCTGAACAAACTGCACTATTTCAGGAGGAGTGGAGTCCAGCACCTCTTCCTGCAAGGTGTAGCACACAACAGGGAAACACAGCAG CAGAAACCCGAACTCATCCCCAGTGGGAAGCTGAGCATGGTGCGCACCACCATGGAGGAAAACTTCCTGGAGGGCACCTTGCATTTCCTGAGTGAGTTCGTCTCCTGCCAGCACTATCCTCCCAAAGAAATCATCTCCCATCTGATCAGAGACATCTTGTTGGACTCCCACCAAGCAGAGATCCTGAAGGACACCTACATGCTCCTGATGAAGATCCAAAT GCTCCATCCAGCAAACACCACCACtgtgggatgggactggatgcTGCTGAAACACATCATGGAGGACCAG GAGAAGCCCCCTGGCTGGCTCCTCTTCCTGCAGTACGTGGTACAGACCCTGGAGGATGATTTCCAGCAGAACCTGAGGCTGCGCCTGCTGCAGAAGTCGATTGCCAAGAAAGTGCTTTCATGCGACATGTGCTTCAACAATGTCAA GGAGATAGTCGAATGGCTGGTCGCAGCCGTTACAGGAGTTGGGTTCTCCCAGCCTCCAGAGCAGACACAAGAAATTCCATCCTCTTCGACAGAAGCAAGGGCCGAATGCAACTTATCTGCACCACAGCTAGCCAGCCCTGATCAGACAGAGGTGGCTCCACCAGCGTTCTTCACCCAGAA GGTGGTGCTTCTGCTCCAGCGGATGTTGTCCATCGCAGTAGAAGTGGACAAATCTCCCAACTGCAGCTCCTGTAAGATTGCAGATGTGATATTCCCATTTATACTGAATATTCCTCTGAGGAGCCAAAG GGAAGCTTTCTTAAACACCATGGAGAGCCAGCTCCTGCGCTGCAAACTGCTAGAACTGTTGTTCCAGCATAGTTGTGACGTGCCCACAACATTGCCTTTGTCTCTGGCCAAGATCCTGTACTTCCTGAGCcactcctctgtgctgctgccataCCAGGTATCCAGTCCAAACCGTCCtttacattgttttttcctgagaaaatctCTTCTAATAACCAGTTATTGTCTCCTGTCACAGGATGAAACAGCAACATGGCAAAGATGGGATGAGATGCTGCAGTACTTGAGTTTGCTGCTGATGAGTTACCGAAATGTAATACTGG AGCACTTACGGAGTTCGCTCAATGACCGGATGGACTTGATCATTCAGAAAGCCAAGCCCAAGCTGCAGGACGGCGATGACATCAGCCATCTGGACATTCAACTGAAGGTAGAGGACTTCATCAAACGAATGCAGCAGGTCCTGGGGCAGCCTTTTGCCCCACAGATCATGGATAAATTGCACATGCTTCGGGACTTGTTCCTCCTTGCTACTGCTACCTGA
- the SIMC1 gene encoding SUMO-interacting motif-containing protein 1 isoform X2, which translates to MADGAVPLGDPEIIDLTCEDTSMDPAPWSSITIIDLTEDTCSPPHSPPRTIGCTDQDPGWAPAALAAHAPLPQLCSTPTEETKAMLGLGPAAPSATTDMAESTEKGGFSHASIHPGSSCSSEQNCSTTTFNSDMGSLGSVLLDSDLQSLSQSSPDSSNSWRANGQKEETPLLCQQRELPPRLSPAPAILTPGEALGPLLEAGDLPQPLLEAGDLPPHEVVQQVTPATTKAHSKVWLNKLHYFRRSGVQHLFLQGVAHNRETQQKPELIPSGKLSMVRTTMEENFLEGTLHFLSEFVSCQHYPPKEIISHLIRDILLDSHQAEILKDTYMLLMKIQMLHPANTTTVGWDWMLLKHIMEDQEKPPGWLLFLQYVVQTLEDDFQQNLRLRLLQKSIAKKVLSCDMCFNNVKEIVEWLVAAVTGVGFSQPPEQTQEIPSSSTEARAECNLSAPQLASPDQTEVAPPAFFTQKVVLLLQRMLSIAVEVDKSPNCSSCKIADVIFPFILNIPLRSQREAFLNTMESQLLRCKLLELLFQHSCDVPTTLPLSLAKILYFLSHSSVLLPYQVSSPNRPLHCFFLRKSLLITSYCLLSQDETATWQRWDEMLQYLSLLLMSYRNVILAFPLAEHLRSSLNDRMDLIIQKAKPKLQDGDDISHLDIQLKVEDFIKRMQQVLGQPFAPQIMDKLHMLRDLFLLATAT; encoded by the exons ATGGCGGACGGCGCCGTCCCGCTCGGAGACCCG GAGATCATCGATCTGACCTGCGAGGACACAAGCATGGACCCAGCGCCGTGGAGCAGCATCACCATCATCGACCTGACAGAGGACACTTGCagccctccccacagccctcctCGCACCATTGGCTGCACTGACCAGGACCCCGGGTGGGCAcctgctgccctggcagcacatgcaccccttccccagctctgctccaccccaactgaagaaacaaaggcaaTGTTGGGGCTGGGGCCTGCAGCGCCCAGTGCCACTACGGACATGGCAGAAAGTACAGAGAAGGGCGGCTTCTCTCATGCCTCCATTCACCCCGGGtcctcttgcagctcagagcagaactgcagcaCCACCACTTTTAACAGTGACATGGGGTCCCTGGGCAGCGTGCTGCTGGACTCAGACCTGCAGTCCCTGTCCCAGTCCAGCCCagacagcagcaacagctgGAGAGCCAATGGCCAGAAGGAAGAGACTCCCCTCCTTTGCCAGCAAAGAGAGTTGCCCCCAAGGCTGAGCCCTGCCCCAGCCATCCTAACCCCAGGGGAGGCCCTAGGGCCTTTACTGGAAGCAGGTGACTTACCGCAGCCTTTACTGGAAGCAGGTGACTTACCGCCACATGAAGTGGTCCAGCAAGTGACCCCAGCCACGACCAAGGCTCACAGCAAGGTCTGGCTGAACAAACTGCACTATTTCAGGAGGAGTGGAGTCCAGCACCTCTTCCTGCAAGGTGTAGCACACAACAGGGAAACACAGCAG AAACCCGAACTCATCCCCAGTGGGAAGCTGAGCATGGTGCGCACCACCATGGAGGAAAACTTCCTGGAGGGCACCTTGCATTTCCTGAGTGAGTTCGTCTCCTGCCAGCACTATCCTCCCAAAGAAATCATCTCCCATCTGATCAGAGACATCTTGTTGGACTCCCACCAAGCAGAGATCCTGAAGGACACCTACATGCTCCTGATGAAGATCCAAAT GCTCCATCCAGCAAACACCACCACtgtgggatgggactggatgcTGCTGAAACACATCATGGAGGACCAG GAGAAGCCCCCTGGCTGGCTCCTCTTCCTGCAGTACGTGGTACAGACCCTGGAGGATGATTTCCAGCAGAACCTGAGGCTGCGCCTGCTGCAGAAGTCGATTGCCAAGAAAGTGCTTTCATGCGACATGTGCTTCAACAATGTCAA GGAGATAGTCGAATGGCTGGTCGCAGCCGTTACAGGAGTTGGGTTCTCCCAGCCTCCAGAGCAGACACAAGAAATTCCATCCTCTTCGACAGAAGCAAGGGCCGAATGCAACTTATCTGCACCACAGCTAGCCAGCCCTGATCAGACAGAGGTGGCTCCACCAGCGTTCTTCACCCAGAA GGTGGTGCTTCTGCTCCAGCGGATGTTGTCCATCGCAGTAGAAGTGGACAAATCTCCCAACTGCAGCTCCTGTAAGATTGCAGATGTGATATTCCCATTTATACTGAATATTCCTCTGAGGAGCCAAAG GGAAGCTTTCTTAAACACCATGGAGAGCCAGCTCCTGCGCTGCAAACTGCTAGAACTGTTGTTCCAGCATAGTTGTGACGTGCCCACAACATTGCCTTTGTCTCTGGCCAAGATCCTGTACTTCCTGAGCcactcctctgtgctgctgccataCCAGGTATCCAGTCCAAACCGTCCtttacattgttttttcctgagaaaatctCTTCTAATAACCAGTTATTGTCTCCTGTCACAGGATGAAACAGCAACATGGCAAAGATGGGATGAGATGCTGCAGTACTTGAGTTTGCTGCTGATGAGTTACCGAAATGTAATACTGG CATTTCCTCTTGCAGAGCACTTACGGAGTTCGCTCAATGACCGGATGGACTTGATCATTCAGAAAGCCAAGCCCAAGCTGCAGGACGGCGATGACATCAGCCATCTGGACATTCAACTGAAGGTAGAGGACTTCATCAAACGAATGCAGCAGGTCCTGGGGCAGCCTTTTGCCCCACAGATCATGGATAAATTGCACATGCTTCGGGACTTGTTCCTCCTTGCTACTGCTACCTGA
- the SIMC1 gene encoding SUMO-interacting motif-containing protein 1 isoform X4 has product MADGAVPLGDPEIIDLTCEDTSMDPAPWSSITIIDLTEDTCSPPHSPPRTIGCTDQDPGWAPAALAAHAPLPQLCSTPTEETKAMLGLGPAAPSATTDMAESTEKGGFSHASIHPGSSCSSEQNCSTTTFNSDMGSLGSVLLDSDLQSLSQSSPDSSNSWRANGQKEETPLLCQQRELPPRLSPAPAILTPGEALGPLLEAGDLPQPLLEAGDLPPHEVVQQVTPATTKAHSKVWLNKLHYFRRSGVQHLFLQGVAHNRETQQQKPELIPSGKLSMVRTTMEENFLEGTLHFLSEFVSCQHYPPKEIISHLIRDILLDSHQAEILKDTYMLLMKIQMLHPANTTTVGWDWMLLKHIMEDQEKPPGWLLFLQYVVQTLEDDFQQNLRLRLLQKSIAKKVLSCDMCFNNVKEIVEWLVAAVTGVGFSQPPEQTQEIPSSSTEARAECNLSAPQLASPDQTEVAPPAFFTQKVVLLLQRMLSIAVEVDKSPNCSSCKIADVIFPFILNIPLRSQREAFLNTMESQLLRCKLLELLFQHSCDVPTTLPLSLAKILYFLSHSSVLLPYQDETATWQRWDEMLQYLSLLLMSYRNVILAFPLAEHLRSSLNDRMDLIIQKAKPKLQDGDDISHLDIQLKVEDFIKRMQQVLGQPFAPQIMDKLHMLRDLFLLATAT; this is encoded by the exons ATGGCGGACGGCGCCGTCCCGCTCGGAGACCCG GAGATCATCGATCTGACCTGCGAGGACACAAGCATGGACCCAGCGCCGTGGAGCAGCATCACCATCATCGACCTGACAGAGGACACTTGCagccctccccacagccctcctCGCACCATTGGCTGCACTGACCAGGACCCCGGGTGGGCAcctgctgccctggcagcacatgcaccccttccccagctctgctccaccccaactgaagaaacaaaggcaaTGTTGGGGCTGGGGCCTGCAGCGCCCAGTGCCACTACGGACATGGCAGAAAGTACAGAGAAGGGCGGCTTCTCTCATGCCTCCATTCACCCCGGGtcctcttgcagctcagagcagaactgcagcaCCACCACTTTTAACAGTGACATGGGGTCCCTGGGCAGCGTGCTGCTGGACTCAGACCTGCAGTCCCTGTCCCAGTCCAGCCCagacagcagcaacagctgGAGAGCCAATGGCCAGAAGGAAGAGACTCCCCTCCTTTGCCAGCAAAGAGAGTTGCCCCCAAGGCTGAGCCCTGCCCCAGCCATCCTAACCCCAGGGGAGGCCCTAGGGCCTTTACTGGAAGCAGGTGACTTACCGCAGCCTTTACTGGAAGCAGGTGACTTACCGCCACATGAAGTGGTCCAGCAAGTGACCCCAGCCACGACCAAGGCTCACAGCAAGGTCTGGCTGAACAAACTGCACTATTTCAGGAGGAGTGGAGTCCAGCACCTCTTCCTGCAAGGTGTAGCACACAACAGGGAAACACAGCAG CAGAAACCCGAACTCATCCCCAGTGGGAAGCTGAGCATGGTGCGCACCACCATGGAGGAAAACTTCCTGGAGGGCACCTTGCATTTCCTGAGTGAGTTCGTCTCCTGCCAGCACTATCCTCCCAAAGAAATCATCTCCCATCTGATCAGAGACATCTTGTTGGACTCCCACCAAGCAGAGATCCTGAAGGACACCTACATGCTCCTGATGAAGATCCAAAT GCTCCATCCAGCAAACACCACCACtgtgggatgggactggatgcTGCTGAAACACATCATGGAGGACCAG GAGAAGCCCCCTGGCTGGCTCCTCTTCCTGCAGTACGTGGTACAGACCCTGGAGGATGATTTCCAGCAGAACCTGAGGCTGCGCCTGCTGCAGAAGTCGATTGCCAAGAAAGTGCTTTCATGCGACATGTGCTTCAACAATGTCAA GGAGATAGTCGAATGGCTGGTCGCAGCCGTTACAGGAGTTGGGTTCTCCCAGCCTCCAGAGCAGACACAAGAAATTCCATCCTCTTCGACAGAAGCAAGGGCCGAATGCAACTTATCTGCACCACAGCTAGCCAGCCCTGATCAGACAGAGGTGGCTCCACCAGCGTTCTTCACCCAGAA GGTGGTGCTTCTGCTCCAGCGGATGTTGTCCATCGCAGTAGAAGTGGACAAATCTCCCAACTGCAGCTCCTGTAAGATTGCAGATGTGATATTCCCATTTATACTGAATATTCCTCTGAGGAGCCAAAG GGAAGCTTTCTTAAACACCATGGAGAGCCAGCTCCTGCGCTGCAAACTGCTAGAACTGTTGTTCCAGCATAGTTGTGACGTGCCCACAACATTGCCTTTGTCTCTGGCCAAGATCCTGTACTTCCTGAGCcactcctctgtgctgctgccataCCAG GATGAAACAGCAACATGGCAAAGATGGGATGAGATGCTGCAGTACTTGAGTTTGCTGCTGATGAGTTACCGAAATGTAATACTGG CATTTCCTCTTGCAGAGCACTTACGGAGTTCGCTCAATGACCGGATGGACTTGATCATTCAGAAAGCCAAGCCCAAGCTGCAGGACGGCGATGACATCAGCCATCTGGACATTCAACTGAAGGTAGAGGACTTCATCAAACGAATGCAGCAGGTCCTGGGGCAGCCTTTTGCCCCACAGATCATGGATAAATTGCACATGCTTCGGGACTTGTTCCTCCTTGCTACTGCTACCTGA
- the SIMC1 gene encoding SUMO-interacting motif-containing protein 1 isoform X1 produces the protein MADGAVPLGDPEIIDLTCEDTSMDPAPWSSITIIDLTEDTCSPPHSPPRTIGCTDQDPGWAPAALAAHAPLPQLCSTPTEETKAMLGLGPAAPSATTDMAESTEKGGFSHASIHPGSSCSSEQNCSTTTFNSDMGSLGSVLLDSDLQSLSQSSPDSSNSWRANGQKEETPLLCQQRELPPRLSPAPAILTPGEALGPLLEAGDLPQPLLEAGDLPPHEVVQQVTPATTKAHSKVWLNKLHYFRRSGVQHLFLQGVAHNRETQQQKPELIPSGKLSMVRTTMEENFLEGTLHFLSEFVSCQHYPPKEIISHLIRDILLDSHQAEILKDTYMLLMKIQMLHPANTTTVGWDWMLLKHIMEDQEKPPGWLLFLQYVVQTLEDDFQQNLRLRLLQKSIAKKVLSCDMCFNNVKEIVEWLVAAVTGVGFSQPPEQTQEIPSSSTEARAECNLSAPQLASPDQTEVAPPAFFTQKVVLLLQRMLSIAVEVDKSPNCSSCKIADVIFPFILNIPLRSQREAFLNTMESQLLRCKLLELLFQHSCDVPTTLPLSLAKILYFLSHSSVLLPYQVSSPNRPLHCFFLRKSLLITSYCLLSQDETATWQRWDEMLQYLSLLLMSYRNVILAFPLAEHLRSSLNDRMDLIIQKAKPKLQDGDDISHLDIQLKVEDFIKRMQQVLGQPFAPQIMDKLHMLRDLFLLATAT, from the exons ATGGCGGACGGCGCCGTCCCGCTCGGAGACCCG GAGATCATCGATCTGACCTGCGAGGACACAAGCATGGACCCAGCGCCGTGGAGCAGCATCACCATCATCGACCTGACAGAGGACACTTGCagccctccccacagccctcctCGCACCATTGGCTGCACTGACCAGGACCCCGGGTGGGCAcctgctgccctggcagcacatgcaccccttccccagctctgctccaccccaactgaagaaacaaaggcaaTGTTGGGGCTGGGGCCTGCAGCGCCCAGTGCCACTACGGACATGGCAGAAAGTACAGAGAAGGGCGGCTTCTCTCATGCCTCCATTCACCCCGGGtcctcttgcagctcagagcagaactgcagcaCCACCACTTTTAACAGTGACATGGGGTCCCTGGGCAGCGTGCTGCTGGACTCAGACCTGCAGTCCCTGTCCCAGTCCAGCCCagacagcagcaacagctgGAGAGCCAATGGCCAGAAGGAAGAGACTCCCCTCCTTTGCCAGCAAAGAGAGTTGCCCCCAAGGCTGAGCCCTGCCCCAGCCATCCTAACCCCAGGGGAGGCCCTAGGGCCTTTACTGGAAGCAGGTGACTTACCGCAGCCTTTACTGGAAGCAGGTGACTTACCGCCACATGAAGTGGTCCAGCAAGTGACCCCAGCCACGACCAAGGCTCACAGCAAGGTCTGGCTGAACAAACTGCACTATTTCAGGAGGAGTGGAGTCCAGCACCTCTTCCTGCAAGGTGTAGCACACAACAGGGAAACACAGCAG CAGAAACCCGAACTCATCCCCAGTGGGAAGCTGAGCATGGTGCGCACCACCATGGAGGAAAACTTCCTGGAGGGCACCTTGCATTTCCTGAGTGAGTTCGTCTCCTGCCAGCACTATCCTCCCAAAGAAATCATCTCCCATCTGATCAGAGACATCTTGTTGGACTCCCACCAAGCAGAGATCCTGAAGGACACCTACATGCTCCTGATGAAGATCCAAAT GCTCCATCCAGCAAACACCACCACtgtgggatgggactggatgcTGCTGAAACACATCATGGAGGACCAG GAGAAGCCCCCTGGCTGGCTCCTCTTCCTGCAGTACGTGGTACAGACCCTGGAGGATGATTTCCAGCAGAACCTGAGGCTGCGCCTGCTGCAGAAGTCGATTGCCAAGAAAGTGCTTTCATGCGACATGTGCTTCAACAATGTCAA GGAGATAGTCGAATGGCTGGTCGCAGCCGTTACAGGAGTTGGGTTCTCCCAGCCTCCAGAGCAGACACAAGAAATTCCATCCTCTTCGACAGAAGCAAGGGCCGAATGCAACTTATCTGCACCACAGCTAGCCAGCCCTGATCAGACAGAGGTGGCTCCACCAGCGTTCTTCACCCAGAA GGTGGTGCTTCTGCTCCAGCGGATGTTGTCCATCGCAGTAGAAGTGGACAAATCTCCCAACTGCAGCTCCTGTAAGATTGCAGATGTGATATTCCCATTTATACTGAATATTCCTCTGAGGAGCCAAAG GGAAGCTTTCTTAAACACCATGGAGAGCCAGCTCCTGCGCTGCAAACTGCTAGAACTGTTGTTCCAGCATAGTTGTGACGTGCCCACAACATTGCCTTTGTCTCTGGCCAAGATCCTGTACTTCCTGAGCcactcctctgtgctgctgccataCCAGGTATCCAGTCCAAACCGTCCtttacattgttttttcctgagaaaatctCTTCTAATAACCAGTTATTGTCTCCTGTCACAGGATGAAACAGCAACATGGCAAAGATGGGATGAGATGCTGCAGTACTTGAGTTTGCTGCTGATGAGTTACCGAAATGTAATACTGG CATTTCCTCTTGCAGAGCACTTACGGAGTTCGCTCAATGACCGGATGGACTTGATCATTCAGAAAGCCAAGCCCAAGCTGCAGGACGGCGATGACATCAGCCATCTGGACATTCAACTGAAGGTAGAGGACTTCATCAAACGAATGCAGCAGGTCCTGGGGCAGCCTTTTGCCCCACAGATCATGGATAAATTGCACATGCTTCGGGACTTGTTCCTCCTTGCTACTGCTACCTGA